In the Geobacter sp. FeAm09 genome, one interval contains:
- a CDS encoding cupin domain-containing protein, with translation MEPFVVEFDTCPWDERLFFKHEGDEEFLYIVAGELDLHYNNEIIRLRAGDSIYYDSSQPHGWVAVGEEKAKAVAVLYTKD, from the coding sequence ATGGAACCCTTTGTGGTGGAGTTCGATACCTGCCCCTGGGACGAACGGCTCTTCTTCAAGCACGAGGGGGATGAGGAGTTTCTCTACATCGTGGCAGGGGAACTGGACCTCCACTACAACAACGAGATCATCCGCCTGCGCGCCGGCGACAGCATCTATTACGACTCCAGCCAGCCCCACGGCTGGGTGGCCGTGGGCGAGGAAAAAGCCAAGGCGGTGGCGGTGCTCTATACCAAGGATTGA
- a CDS encoding HAD family hydrolase, translated as MPAPDLAAIRGIIFDLDGTLYVSDPFAATIQETAAGYIAALKGISGHEAGALMAATRSRLAEVYDITPTLSAVCTELGGSIRELHAIFEARLRPESYLVRDERVIALLERLARRFELALFTNNNRALAARITGYLGLDGFFRQTFAIDDRWLAKPDDTLLDHVLGRLGLSPAEALFVGDRYDVDLRLPEQRGCPVYLSQSIEQLLRLEDLLQ; from the coding sequence ATGCCGGCCCCCGACCTGGCCGCCATCCGCGGCATCATCTTCGACCTGGACGGCACCCTGTACGTGTCGGACCCGTTTGCGGCCACCATCCAGGAAACGGCGGCCGGCTACATCGCGGCTCTCAAGGGGATCAGCGGCCATGAGGCCGGCGCCCTCATGGCCGCCACCCGCTCACGGCTTGCCGAAGTGTACGACATTACCCCGACCCTCTCGGCGGTCTGCACCGAACTGGGCGGCAGCATCCGGGAGCTGCACGCAATTTTCGAGGCCCGGCTGCGGCCGGAATCATATTTGGTGCGGGATGAGCGGGTCATTGCCCTGCTGGAACGCCTGGCCCGGCGTTTTGAACTCGCCCTTTTCACCAACAACAACCGCGCCCTGGCGGCCCGCATAACCGGCTACCTGGGGCTGGACGGCTTTTTCCGGCAGACCTTCGCCATCGACGACCGGTGGCTCGCCAAGCCGGACGACACCCTGCTGGATCACGTGCTGGGCCGCCTCGGGCTGTCCCCCGCCGAGGCGCTCTTCGTCGGAGACCGCTACGATGTGGACCTGCGGCTGCCCGAGCAGCGCGGCTGCCCGGTCTATCTCAGCCAGAGCATCGAACAGCTGCTGCGGCTGGAGGATTTGCTGCAATGA
- a CDS encoding ferritin family protein — protein MTQSKEMLDAVMRAIELEKETFDLYVKAEHKTFNPAGKRFFKWLAKTEEEHYMKLTELYHSLHESGRWVFYGGSGFELEPADGHEQQVGFDTDDLEALKIAQKIEQRGMAYYEELIAKTGDPDGRAMLETLRNEEVEHLRVITEKLEELRG, from the coding sequence ATGACCCAAAGCAAGGAAATGCTCGACGCCGTCATGCGCGCCATCGAGCTTGAAAAAGAGACCTTCGACCTGTACGTGAAGGCCGAGCACAAGACCTTCAACCCGGCCGGAAAGCGGTTCTTCAAGTGGCTGGCCAAGACCGAGGAAGAGCACTACATGAAGCTGACCGAGTTGTACCACTCCCTGCACGAAAGCGGCCGCTGGGTGTTTTACGGCGGCTCGGGCTTCGAGCTGGAGCCGGCCGACGGCCATGAGCAGCAGGTCGGCTTCGACACCGACGACCTGGAGGCCCTGAAGATCGCCCAGAAGATCGAGCAGCGCGGCATGGCCTATTATGAGGAGTTGATCGCCAAAACCGGCGACCCGGACGGCAGGGCGATGCTGGAGACCCTCAGGAACGAGGAGGTCGAGCACCTGCGGGTGATCACGGAAAAACTGGAGGAGTTGCGGGGCTAG
- a CDS encoding glycosyltransferase family 39 protein, producing MKDLKAYFFPRHYPALRDILILVILFGGAFFLFLGNAGLIEPDEGRYAEIPREMLERGDFVTPTLNYVAYFEKPPLHYWLNAISFKLFGLNEFAARFAGTLAGLLTVLLVYHTGRKLFGRREGVFSAFILGTSTGFVAQSRINLTDMTLTLCLSAALCCFILAADDRERHKGRYYYAMYLFSALAVLAKGVVGLFFPAGIIAVYLATTRRWHLLKEMRLAGGCTLFLAVAAPWFVLVSLRNPEFARFFFIHEHLERFLTTAHGRYQPFWFFVPILLLTMFPWSLYGVRAIARAWAERRSPNGERLSFLLAWAVFVFLFFSASHSKLIPYILPMFPPLALLTGKMFSDLVEREEQRALGREKVFLGVLLAVMTVAALIYPHVRELAPVLTGAGLVRPGASLVTKPPILSPVGGVVVACLSLLMAAAVWLAGRKRDLLILFAGLCLSSYFLETMGLQLFLERIELKKSSKELALLGRQATSRGGSLVSFGYEQSLPFYAEKRVVVVGGRVSWSSGAGRATSRPGLWRMWISCGCGRGSGRLPHCSSGPTTSGLPPGSSLRPPFWAPRAKRC from the coding sequence ATGAAAGATCTCAAGGCCTATTTCTTCCCCCGCCACTATCCGGCACTGCGCGACATACTGATACTGGTGATCCTGTTCGGCGGGGCCTTCTTCCTCTTTCTCGGCAACGCCGGACTGATCGAGCCGGACGAGGGGCGTTACGCGGAAATCCCCCGCGAGATGCTGGAACGGGGCGATTTCGTCACCCCGACGCTCAATTATGTCGCCTATTTCGAAAAACCGCCCCTGCACTACTGGCTGAACGCCATCTCTTTCAAGCTCTTCGGGCTCAACGAATTTGCCGCCCGGTTTGCCGGTACGCTGGCGGGGCTTTTGACCGTGCTGCTGGTCTACCACACCGGCCGCAAACTGTTCGGCAGGCGCGAGGGGGTGTTCTCCGCCTTCATCCTGGGCACCTCCACCGGGTTCGTCGCCCAGTCCCGCATCAATCTGACCGACATGACGTTGACCTTGTGCCTGTCGGCGGCCCTCTGCTGCTTTATCCTCGCCGCCGATGACCGGGAACGGCACAAAGGGCGCTACTACTATGCGATGTACCTTTTCTCGGCCCTTGCCGTGCTCGCCAAGGGGGTGGTCGGCCTGTTCTTCCCCGCGGGCATCATCGCCGTCTACCTCGCAACGACCCGCCGCTGGCATCTGCTGAAGGAGATGCGCCTTGCCGGCGGCTGTACGCTCTTCCTGGCGGTGGCGGCCCCCTGGTTCGTGCTGGTCTCCCTGCGCAATCCGGAATTCGCCCGCTTCTTCTTCATCCACGAGCACCTGGAGCGCTTCCTCACCACGGCCCACGGCCGTTATCAACCGTTCTGGTTCTTTGTCCCCATCCTGCTTTTGACCATGTTCCCCTGGTCGTTATACGGCGTGCGGGCCATTGCGCGGGCGTGGGCCGAACGGCGCAGCCCAAACGGGGAACGTCTGTCGTTCCTGCTCGCCTGGGCCGTTTTCGTCTTCCTCTTTTTCTCCGCGTCCCACTCCAAGCTGATCCCCTATATCCTCCCCATGTTCCCCCCCCTGGCGCTGCTGACCGGAAAGATGTTCTCCGACCTTGTGGAGCGGGAGGAACAGCGGGCATTGGGGCGGGAAAAGGTCTTCCTGGGGGTGCTCCTGGCCGTGATGACCGTAGCGGCCCTCATCTATCCCCACGTGCGGGAGCTTGCCCCGGTCCTGACCGGGGCCGGGCTGGTGCGGCCCGGCGCTTCGCTTGTGACGAAACCGCCGATCCTGTCGCCGGTGGGGGGCGTTGTCGTCGCCTGCCTGTCGTTGCTCATGGCGGCGGCGGTGTGGCTGGCCGGCCGGAAAAGGGACCTGCTGATCCTCTTCGCCGGGCTCTGCCTCAGTTCATACTTTCTTGAAACCATGGGGCTGCAACTGTTCCTGGAGAGGATCGAGCTCAAGAAGTCGTCGAAAGAGCTGGCCCTTTTGGGGCGGCAGGCCACCTCCCGGGGGGGCAGCCTGGTTTCGTTCGGCTACGAGCAGTCGCTGCCGTTTTATGCCGAAAAGCGGGTGGTGGTCGTGGGGGGAAGGGTGAGCTGGAGTTCGGGAGCAGGCAGGGCGACCAGTCGGCCTGGTTTGTGGAGGATGTGGATTTCCTGCGGCTGTGGCAGGGGGAGCGGCCGGTTGCCGCACTGCTCAAGCGGGCCGACTACGAGCGGATTGCCCCCCGGCTCGTCCCTGCGCCCGCCGTTCTGGGCACCAAGGGCAAAAAGATGCTGA
- a CDS encoding DegQ family serine endoprotease, with amino-acid sequence MKLKTCSHVVLSAVIGALFLGGLAACSGKSDSPLFLESKRKAGEAEAPVKDVPADILSTQKAFSTVAKKVTPSVVNISTISKKKVQPFFQMSPFFDDFFGDGAQPQYRRDKSLGSGFIISKDGYIVTNDHVVRDAESVQVKLSNDKVYDAKVVGGDQKTDIAVIKINATDLPTAVLGDSDKLEVGQWAIAIGNPFGLDRTMTVGVISATGRSNVGIETYENFIQTDASINPGNSGGPLLNIYGEVIGINTAIVAAGQGIGFAIPANMAKPIFSQLIQKGNVSRGWMGVTIQPVTEELAKSFGLKQTRGALINDIMKGSPAEKAGIRQGDVIVAFGGTDVKDPSHLQRLVAESGIGKPVKVTVFRDGKALEVTMTLTSSDMAAKQRRGTGGESQGRGDLLGLAVDDSEEGDGAVVVDVARGGAAAEAGMRRGDVIISVNRTRVTGSADYQRAIRQVRPGSTLTILVRRGDANIYFALRPR; translated from the coding sequence ATGAAACTGAAAACCTGTTCCCACGTAGTGCTGTCCGCCGTCATCGGTGCGCTGTTTCTCGGCGGCCTGGCGGCCTGCAGCGGCAAGAGCGATTCACCCCTGTTCCTCGAATCGAAACGCAAGGCGGGCGAGGCGGAGGCGCCGGTCAAGGATGTCCCCGCGGATATCCTCTCCACCCAGAAGGCCTTCAGCACGGTGGCCAAGAAGGTTACCCCTTCCGTGGTCAACATCTCCACCATCAGCAAGAAGAAGGTGCAGCCGTTCTTCCAGATGTCGCCCTTTTTCGACGACTTCTTCGGGGATGGCGCACAACCCCAGTACCGCCGCGACAAGAGCCTGGGGTCCGGGTTCATCATCAGCAAGGATGGCTACATCGTGACCAATGACCATGTGGTGCGCGATGCCGAGTCGGTCCAGGTCAAGCTTTCCAACGACAAGGTCTACGATGCCAAGGTCGTCGGTGGGGATCAGAAGACCGACATTGCCGTGATCAAGATCAATGCCACCGACCTGCCCACCGCGGTTTTGGGCGATTCCGACAAGCTTGAGGTCGGCCAGTGGGCCATCGCCATCGGCAACCCCTTCGGCCTGGACCGGACCATGACGGTCGGCGTCATTTCCGCTACGGGACGGTCCAACGTGGGCATCGAAACCTACGAAAATTTCATCCAGACCGACGCCTCCATCAACCCGGGCAATTCAGGCGGACCGCTGCTCAACATCTACGGTGAGGTCATCGGCATCAACACCGCCATCGTGGCCGCCGGGCAGGGGATCGGTTTCGCCATCCCCGCGAACATGGCCAAGCCGATCTTCAGCCAGCTTATCCAGAAGGGGAATGTGAGCCGCGGCTGGATGGGGGTGACGATCCAGCCGGTCACCGAAGAACTGGCCAAGTCCTTCGGCCTGAAGCAGACCAGGGGAGCCCTGATCAACGACATCATGAAGGGGAGCCCGGCGGAGAAGGCCGGCATTCGGCAGGGAGACGTGATCGTCGCCTTTGGCGGCACCGACGTCAAGGACCCGTCGCACCTGCAGCGCCTGGTGGCCGAGTCCGGGATCGGCAAGCCGGTCAAGGTGACGGTCTTCAGGGACGGCAAGGCGCTGGAGGTGACCATGACCCTGACCAGTTCCGACATGGCGGCCAAGCAGCGCCGCGGAACGGGCGGCGAATCCCAGGGGCGGGGCGATCTGCTCGGCCTTGCGGTGGACGACTCGGAGGAGGGTGACGGTGCGGTGGTCGTTGACGTGGCCCGGGGCGGGGCGGCCGCCGAGGCCGGCATGCGGCGCGGCGACGTGATCATCTCCGTCAACCGCACGAGGGTGACGGGCAGTGCCGATTACCAGCGCGCCATCCGGCAGGTGCGGCCGGGGAGCACCCTGACCATCCTGGTGCGGCGCGGCGACGCCAACATCTACTTTGCCTTGCGCCCAAGGTAG
- a CDS encoding YafY family protein — translation MQKGKPAKKYSQAGRLHSIIRLFEARRGMTLDDLAEECGVDRRTIHRDLNAVEEAGYTLTSEWQGGKKVYSFLTKSRNIPPITFTLPQLMSLYLLRSLGVYLAGTPFQAEIEELFRAITSVLPDRYAAHLERIARVSLPILHGARDYSAAAGHFEELQRALLHQYRVRLSYAKKGRGEHEEYEVDPYTLVFHKGGIYLLGYAHNRKAMRLFALERVRGIEVTRQRFEIPEGYQPEANFKSAFGLVSDTPMQVRVRFSPEVAHAVKERIWMPDQRMRTDKDGRLTLEFEAAGEMELVSWILSYGMHAEVLDPPELRREVKRQVREMRQYYRSKEKKPEKGDKRPV, via the coding sequence ATGCAGAAAGGAAAACCGGCCAAGAAGTATTCCCAGGCGGGCCGTCTGCACAGCATTATCCGGCTGTTCGAGGCCCGGCGGGGCATGACCCTGGACGACCTGGCGGAGGAATGCGGCGTCGATCGGCGCACCATTCACCGCGACCTGAATGCCGTGGAGGAGGCGGGCTACACCCTCACCTCCGAGTGGCAGGGGGGCAAAAAGGTCTACAGCTTCCTGACCAAATCCCGCAACATCCCCCCCATCACCTTTACCCTCCCCCAGCTGATGTCTCTCTACCTGCTGCGCTCCCTGGGGGTCTACCTGGCAGGCACCCCCTTCCAGGCCGAAATCGAAGAGTTGTTCCGCGCCATCACCTCGGTCCTGCCCGACCGCTACGCGGCCCACCTGGAACGGATCGCGCGGGTGTCCCTGCCGATTCTCCACGGAGCCAGGGACTACTCCGCCGCAGCCGGCCATTTCGAGGAACTGCAGCGCGCCCTGCTGCACCAGTACCGGGTCCGCCTGAGCTATGCCAAAAAGGGACGGGGCGAACATGAGGAGTACGAAGTCGATCCCTATACCCTGGTGTTCCACAAGGGAGGCATCTATCTCTTGGGATATGCCCACAACCGCAAGGCCATGCGCCTGTTCGCCCTGGAACGGGTCCGGGGGATCGAGGTCACCCGGCAGCGGTTCGAGATCCCCGAGGGTTACCAGCCGGAGGCCAATTTCAAAAGCGCCTTCGGCCTGGTCAGCGACACCCCCATGCAGGTCAGGGTCCGCTTCTCGCCGGAGGTGGCCCATGCCGTAAAGGAACGCATCTGGATGCCGGACCAGAGGATGAGGACCGACAAGGACGGCCGGCTGACCCTCGAATTCGAGGCCGCCGGGGAGATGGAACTGGTCTCCTGGATACTCTCCTACGGCATGCATGCCGAGGTGCTCGACCCGCCCGAGCTGCGGCGGGAGGTGAAGCGCCAGGTGCGCGAGATGCGCCAGTACTACCGCAGCAAGGAGAAAAAACCGGAGAAGGGCGACAAACGGCCCGTTTGA
- a CDS encoding helix-turn-helix domain-containing protein: MTDIKEQIKEFRIGQKIRGLRQQKRLTLQELSDLTTLSKPLLSQIENEQVVPPWQRCSRSPKDSRSASISSSRTRATARNTS, from the coding sequence ATGACCGACATCAAGGAACAGATCAAGGAATTCCGCATCGGCCAGAAGATCAGGGGACTCAGGCAGCAGAAACGGCTTACCCTCCAGGAGTTGTCCGACCTGACCACCCTCTCCAAGCCGCTTCTGTCCCAGATCGAAAACGAGCAGGTCGTCCCCCCCTGGCAACGCTGCTCAAGATCGCCAAAGGACTCAAGGTCGGCATCCATTTCTTCTTCGAGGACGAGAGCAACCGCCAGAAATACGTCCTGA
- a CDS encoding class I SAM-dependent methyltransferase, producing the protein MADDTQLHDILIQRLAAMGRITFAAFMEACLYEPGLGYYTSPGRKVGAEGDFYTSISVHAAFGRVIARETAQMWRGLGSPAPFTLVECGAGNGRLACDIMDYLAEREPEMYAGLELVLVEREPSLQTAQAELLARHRDRLRWLPPEAFGTDGFSFSGCLYSNELIDALPVHRVVMTTEGLREIYVTLREGRLAEETGELSTPAIAAHLERIKVTLLPGQQAEVNLAAPEWLAAAARSLKRGFVLTIDYGYPAEELYAPQRKRGTLLCYYRHQVEDDPYIRLGRQDITSHVDFTSLMRRGEEVGLEPVWFGEQCRFLLSAGIVEEIEESERSAASEEEKLKVRLALKKLIMPEGGMGDTFRVLIQAKGVENPRLLCQRRIGG; encoded by the coding sequence ATGGCAGACGACACCCAGCTTCACGACATACTCATCCAACGCCTGGCGGCAATGGGCAGGATTACCTTTGCCGCCTTCATGGAGGCCTGCCTCTACGAACCGGGACTGGGCTACTACACCTCGCCGGGACGCAAGGTGGGCGCCGAGGGGGATTTCTACACCAGCATCTCGGTGCACGCCGCCTTCGGCCGGGTCATCGCCCGGGAAACCGCCCAGATGTGGCGCGGCCTCGGTTCGCCCGCCCCGTTCACCCTGGTGGAGTGCGGCGCCGGCAACGGCCGCCTGGCGTGCGATATCATGGACTACCTGGCCGAGCGGGAGCCGGAGATGTACGCCGGCCTGGAGTTGGTGCTGGTGGAGCGGGAGCCCTCCCTCCAGACCGCCCAGGCCGAGCTTCTGGCCCGCCATCGGGACAGGCTCCGCTGGCTTCCGCCCGAGGCCTTCGGCACGGACGGCTTCAGCTTCAGCGGCTGCCTCTACTCCAACGAGTTGATCGACGCCCTGCCGGTGCACCGGGTGGTGATGACCACCGAGGGACTGCGGGAGATCTATGTCACGCTCCGGGAGGGGCGGCTCGCCGAGGAAACGGGAGAACTGTCCACGCCGGCCATCGCCGCCCACCTGGAACGCATCAAGGTCACGCTGCTGCCGGGCCAGCAGGCCGAGGTCAACCTGGCCGCCCCGGAGTGGCTGGCTGCGGCTGCCCGGTCGCTCAAGCGCGGTTTTGTCCTGACCATCGACTACGGCTACCCGGCGGAGGAGCTCTATGCTCCCCAGCGCAAGCGGGGGACGCTTCTCTGCTATTATCGCCACCAGGTGGAGGATGACCCCTATATCCGCCTGGGGAGACAGGACATCACCTCCCATGTGGACTTCACCAGCCTGATGCGCCGGGGCGAAGAGGTGGGCCTGGAGCCGGTCTGGTTCGGGGAGCAGTGCCGCTTCCTGCTCTCGGCCGGCATTGTCGAGGAAATCGAGGAATCCGAACGTTCGGCGGCGTCCGAAGAAGAAAAGCTCAAGGTACGCCTGGCCCTGAAAAAGCTGATCATGCCCGAGGGGGGCATGGGCGATACCTTCCGGGTCCTGATCCAGGCCAAGGGGGTTGAAAACCCCCGCCTGCTCTGCCAGCGCCGGATAGGAGGCTGA
- a CDS encoding methyl-accepting chemotaxis protein has product MTVANKLLFLMVGSLAVLVFVAALSWSTASFIEGSYDEMFRSDYRQAQLSMDALDRMGMAMRAYKNYLIRGKAKHVEEFRAETGAIENDLKEFLKLSDEDDRKGAEQALQLLGGYRASMDKLVGLREANANATEVDTQLGHGFDMEVRKALVVLADTNKKAMEKTRETVRARAQQRVYVQMACAGGAAVVLLVFSTLLGRGIRKGLADFSAVIDRVADNDLTVQAAVNDRDEFGQMGIRLNAMLGGLRRIIHSMNESALQVSAASSQLSASSVRIATGAEEVAAQANAVATASEEMAATSGEIAQNCGRVADGARQASDSARDGVQVVESTICGMSRISDKVSESARTVEALGKRSDQIGEIVSTIEDIADQTNLLALNAAIEAARAGEQGRGFAVVADEVRALAERTTKATREIGEMIKAIQVETRGAVAIMEEGVREVERGSEGAASSGQALHVILDKISEVAMEVNQIATAAEQQTATTHEIAGNIQQMGHVVDDTAHGAQESAQAAANLARLAATLQEEVRRFRLA; this is encoded by the coding sequence ATGACGGTAGCAAACAAGCTTTTGTTTCTCATGGTGGGCAGTCTGGCGGTACTGGTTTTTGTCGCGGCGCTCTCCTGGTCAACGGCCAGTTTCATAGAGGGGAGCTACGATGAAATGTTCCGCAGCGATTATCGTCAGGCCCAACTCTCCATGGATGCGCTGGACCGCATGGGCATGGCGATGCGGGCTTACAAGAATTATCTGATCCGGGGCAAGGCCAAGCACGTGGAGGAGTTCCGGGCGGAAACCGGAGCCATCGAGAACGATCTCAAGGAGTTCCTCAAGCTTTCGGATGAAGATGACCGGAAAGGCGCGGAGCAGGCGTTGCAGCTCCTTGGCGGCTACCGGGCCAGCATGGACAAGCTGGTCGGCCTCCGGGAGGCCAACGCGAACGCCACCGAGGTTGACACGCAACTGGGGCATGGCTTCGACATGGAGGTGCGAAAGGCGCTGGTCGTCTTGGCGGACACCAACAAGAAGGCCATGGAGAAGACGCGCGAAACGGTGCGGGCGCGGGCGCAGCAGCGGGTCTACGTACAGATGGCATGCGCGGGCGGCGCGGCCGTTGTTCTTCTGGTCTTCAGCACGCTGCTGGGGCGGGGGATCAGGAAGGGCCTCGCCGATTTTTCGGCAGTCATAGACCGGGTCGCCGATAACGACCTTACGGTACAAGCGGCGGTGAACGACCGCGACGAGTTTGGTCAGATGGGCATCCGGCTGAACGCCATGCTCGGCGGTCTGCGCAGGATCATCCACTCCATGAATGAAAGCGCCCTCCAGGTTTCCGCCGCTTCGTCCCAGCTTTCGGCGAGTTCGGTGCGGATCGCCACGGGTGCCGAAGAGGTCGCGGCCCAGGCCAATGCCGTGGCTACCGCCAGCGAGGAGATGGCCGCCACCAGCGGCGAGATCGCCCAGAACTGCGGCCGCGTGGCGGATGGCGCCCGCCAGGCCAGCGACTCTGCGCGGGATGGCGTCCAGGTGGTGGAGTCGACCATCTGCGGCATGAGCCGTATCAGCGACAAGGTCTCCGAATCGGCGCGCACGGTGGAGGCGCTGGGAAAACGCTCCGACCAGATAGGTGAAATCGTCAGCACCATCGAGGATATCGCCGATCAGACCAATCTGCTGGCCCTGAACGCCGCCATCGAGGCGGCCCGCGCCGGCGAGCAGGGGCGTGGCTTCGCCGTTGTGGCCGACGAGGTGCGGGCGCTTGCCGAACGCACCACCAAGGCTACCCGCGAGATCGGCGAGATGATCAAGGCCATCCAGGTGGAAACCCGCGGTGCCGTTGCCATAATGGAAGAAGGGGTGCGTGAGGTTGAGCGGGGAAGCGAGGGGGCGGCCAGTTCCGGACAGGCCCTGCATGTGATCCTCGACAAGATCAGCGAGGTAGCCATGGAGGTGAACCAGATCGCCACGGCCGCGGAGCAGCAGACGGCCACCACCCATGAGATTGCCGGCAATATCCAGCAAATGGGCCATGTGGTGGACGACACCGCCCACGGCGCCCAGGAGTCGGCCCAGGCCGCGGCGAATCTCGCCCGCCTGGCGGCAACACTGCAGGAGGAGGTCCGAAGGTTCCGCCTTGCCTAG